From the genome of Glycine max cultivar Williams 82 chromosome 2, Glycine_max_v4.0, whole genome shotgun sequence, one region includes:
- the LOC102661205 gene encoding uncharacterized protein produces MPTLHKFKFLATQCAVAGSPTRSPTTSPIIHLRRRKTLRMFLARRRFRPPPQDPPPLPDSEARVRHKLKDLFVSSPPPPPLKDEKTIFHHQQQQQQQQQDQHEEFLPNSAVSVRFRAGSPFRRGASALRPVSSVFRYRLLRRAWRPVLVTIPE; encoded by the coding sequence ATGCCCActctccacaaattcaagttcCTCGCCACCCAATGCGCCGTCGCCGGCAGCCCCACCCGCAGCCCTACCACCAGCCCCATCATCCACCTCCGCCGCCGCAAGACCCTACGCATGTTCCTCGCCCGCCGCCGCTTCCGTCCCCCGCCGCAAGATCCGCCTCCCCTCCCCGACTCCGAGGCCCGCGTCCGCCACAAGCTCAAGGACCTCTTCGTCTCATCGCCACCGCCTCCTCCCCTCAAGGACGAAAAAACAATCTTCCAccatcagcagcagcaacaacaacaacaacaagatcaGCACGAAGAATTCCTCCCTAACTCCGCCGTCAGCGTCCGGTTCCGCGCCGGATCTCCCTTCCGGCGCGGCGCCTCCGCTCTCCGGCCGGTATCGTCGGTCTTCCGCTACCGGTTACTGAGAAGAGCGTGGCGACCCGTGCTTGTCACCATCCCTGAGTAG